The window GGTGGTCGTGGCGCGGGGGTCGGCGGGAGAACTGGGGGAGCTGGGCGGGCTGGAGGAGTGGGGGGAGCCGGGGGTGAGGGGCCAGGGGGGTCCGGGCGGCCTGGGAGATCCGGGTGGCGCGTGGGAATCGGGTGGCTTGCGCTCAGCGGGTGGGGCGCGTGAGGAGGGTGCCGGTTCGGATGTCGTTCGCGTCGAGGTCCTCGACCGGGGTCCCGGTGTCCCCGACTGCGACCTCGAACGCATCTTCGACCGCTTCTACCGCGCCCCGGACGCCCGCAGCCTGCCCGGGTCCGGGCTCGGGCTGTCGATCGTGCGCGCGGTGGCGGCCGCGCACGGCGGCGCGCCGTTCGCGTTCCGGCGGGAGGGCGGGGGGCTGGTGACCGGGTTCACGGTGCGGGACGCCGGCGGCTGACCGGGGCCGGCCGCTCGGTCCGTCGGCACCGTCCGGCCCGGCCCGGTCCGGTCAGGCGTAGGTCCAGCGCCAGGCGTTCGAGCGGTAGGCGCACGTGATCTCGGTGCCGTCCTCGGTGGTGGTGACGGCCCCGTGGTCGCTGTTGCGGCAGAACTGCCCCGCCGAATAGCAGTTGCCGGAGTTGGAGACGATCGAACAGGTGCCGACGGAGTCCTGGCCGCCGGTGTCGTCACTGCCACCGCCGGGGTCGCTGCCGCTGTCGGCCGCCTTCGCGACGGCGGTCTCGGTGACGGTGACGGTGGGGCGCGGCTTCGCCTTGGCCTTGACGGTCTCGGTGACGGTGGGGCCGGGCTCGGGTGTGGCCGTCACGGTCGCCGTGACGGTCGTACGGGGCTTGGTGGCGGCCTGCACGCCCTCCTGTCCGTCGCCCCCGGCTGACCCGATGAGCGTGCCCGCTATGAGCAGGGCGGAGCCGCCGATCCACACGAGGACCCGCTTGTGCAGCGGGCGGGTGCCGGGCGGGCGGGGCGCCGACGGTGTGGGGCCGGTGTACGGGTTGGTCATCTCGTCCCCCTGGGCGTTTCGGGTGGAGTGACCGTAGTGCCCGGTGGCGCCGGATGTGGGGGAGCGGGGGAGAGGAGGCCGTTTTGTGACCGGCGTGGGCGCGGTGCCACGACCCGGGAGGCCGGGGTGCCGCGTCAGGCGGTGGGCCGGGTCGCGCCCGCGCTCCAGCGGCCGAGCACCGGCTCGCCGAGCGTGCGGGCCGTCCGGCACAGGGTCTGGCCGTGGCGCGCGAAGAGTTCGTCGCGGTCGTCGAAGTGGCCGAGGTCGGCGACCACCCGGGCGGAGAGGTCGCAGGCGCCGGGGGCCGTGCCGCAGGAGTCCCACCGGACGCCCGTTCGGGCGATCGCGTCGAACAGGGTCTCGCCGCCCCGGTTGGCGAAGCCGTCGCCGCCCGGGGCGGGGGCGTCGAAGAGGTCGCCGATCGGGAGCCACGCGCCGCTGATCCTGAACTCCGGCCAGGCCAGCAGGACCTGCTCCGGCACGAACGGCTTCAGCCGCGGGAACCTCGGATACCAGAAGGTCCCGTCCACCAGCAGCCCGCGCACCCGCGTCCGTACGCGTACGGCCCGGGCGACGGCCTCCAGCGCGGCCATCCGCTGACTGCACGAGCCGCGCCGCAGCCGCAGCGTCCGCGACACGCGCCGGCGGTCCTCCACCGAGTACACCGGGCGGACGTCCCGCGCGATGATCCGGTGCGCGGTCCGCAGCGCGTCACGCGGTGTCGCCTCGCTCAGCACCCGGCGCGCGAGGGCCCCCACCAGTGGATCGTCGTGGTCCAGGATCGCCGTGGCCCGCGTGGACCCCGCCACGCTCGCCGGCTCCCGG is drawn from Streptomyces bottropensis ATCC 25435 and contains these coding sequences:
- a CDS encoding transglutaminase domain-containing protein; translated protein: MTSRLLMSYNAQGKRAGVPAREPASVAGSTRATAILDHDDPLVGALARRVLSEATPRDALRTAHRIIARDVRPVYSVEDRRRVSRTLRLRRGSCSQRMAALEAVARAVRVRTRVRGLLVDGTFWYPRFPRLKPFVPEQVLLAWPEFRISGAWLPIGDLFDAPAPGGDGFANRGGETLFDAIARTGVRWDSCGTAPGACDLSARVVADLGHFDDRDELFARHGQTLCRTARTLGEPVLGRWSAGATRPTA